The window TACAGAAACATTTCTATATTCTCACATGACCATCAATTTTGACCAAGATTCATCTTAATCCAAAATGTGTCACTATGGAAAGTCTAAAATAATATCATAATTCCAACtgcccacaagcaaccaatctttggtaaaaccttagaatgttcttgacaATTATTTAACAACCTTAGTCACATGAAATTCTAATCATTTTCTCGCAATACTCAAGgaatttgaaaaattagaatcagggaatattatagcatatatgattgatcctatatttgaagcatatgggactccaTTAGCTACATTTGTGTGTGAGATACTGAAACCAAATTCCTACCATAGATGAGTAGCATAATCAACTTGCAAATCGTAATATAGACCAACAACCATGTCATAaatttcaagtttgactttatcCAAACCCACATTTCGACTTGTCAAGCATCGAAGAAAGATTCCAAAGAGGAAGTTCGACACACATAGTAAAGAAGATTTCTTGAACTGACTGAGTTTAGTGAGTAGAGGATGATGACCCATCTTATTGAACATATGACCCATGTTGAACATTGGGAATGTTCAAGATTTGAGCGAACTTGTTCTTCGTGAGCTTGTATTTCTTATCATTGGTTAACTTAAAATAACCACCTTAGACGTTTTGTTGAACATGGAAGTAGAACCGACCAACGATAACCAGGTCACCGGAACTGAGAAGGAAGTCGTCATCATAGTAGATAGAACTGAGTGATTGAGAGACACAATCAACATTTGCATTTCTTCAGGGTATTTCGAGAAATTAGGTTGAACCTAATAGTTGGATCCTTGAATCTTCAACAATGGTTGAGATGAAGCTTCATCTGTGGTTTGAGAAGGATCAGCTAGAAAATTTGTGGCCGCCATTGTTAAGGTTTGAAGGTTGAAGAGAATAGAGAAGTAGAAGTAGAGAGAATTTGGGAAAAATATTTAGCCTGATTGCGTAAAGTTTGAACAAGATATCCCCAAAATCATTTTATACTGTAACCCCATGTTTGAATTTGAAGCAGTTAGCAATAAATTCATTCCACATGTATCCCTTAAAAACGGGTATGTAGCTGTAAAAATAGCCACGTATGAAAATTAATGAGCACTTTTCCAGGAAAATTATGAAATAACCCAACCGTCACATCAGTCAATCATTTCAGTTGCCCCAAGAGGATAAGAACCATCACAAAATCTTCGTTACGAGGTTGGGCTCATTCTCTTTTGGGTTTAGAAACGAAATTATAGACAGACGTTTGAAATCTAGGTTTGGGTTGGTAATACCCAAGACCTCAAGGATTTCTATGCTATTGTGTGCCAACGAAATAATGGGAACCAAAATAACAAAAATGTGTGAATTGTGACATCAAATAATCATTTGATGGAAAAGTAGATGGATCCCTGGCAAAGATCACTTCATTCAACATCAAGAGTGATATTGAACTGCTTATGTGGTAACCCGTGATAAACAATCGAATAATCATAGAGGAGTATCGAAGAGCTTCTTTTTAATAAGGCTTTGAAGGATGGTTGAGTTTTGTTCATGATCACAACTTAACATAAGTGTGAATCCAATGAGCAAAATTACCtatatgaccagtgtagtcagggaCAAGTAAAAGATATAATTTATTTTGAAGTGACATAGGGTCAATTTGATATTTAGacagaaatcatattctttgAAAAAGAAAGTGTTGGATCTTATTGGGAAAAAATGTCTTGAGTGTAGACCATTTTTCAAAACCACGCATAACGAAGAAATACGATTTTGAATATCGAAGTACggtacataagcaaatgtttcaTGAAAAACTTGAACAAAGTTCACCATCAATTCCTTAAATAGCTTGGATATAGTGGGTTTCACcatcatcacggactcatgaatcaagatcatgaacacatactTGTGCGACATTTACATTCTGGTTGGTTTCTACCAGAGATGTCGAGGATATGCAAGTGAAGTGTGTGAATCGTGAAGAATTAAGTTGATGAAAAAGATTGTTCAAGAAACATGTTGTACCTCTACGAATGTGAAAGACCAAGCATAAATCTCTTAACTCAAGACGAGAAAAGAAAGGTAGCTCATTGACTAATGTGaatatagcctaattgggaaggaaCCCTCATAGTCAGTGATCCATTAAGGCTTCGACACACATTGAGACTATGATACTTAGGTCGACacacaacaacatgcttctaggtaCACCTAATGAGTGCAAAGTGGAGAAATTATACCTGTCCCATCAAGTAACGAAGCAATGATCACTATACAATGTTGATTAAGATTTAACCTAAGAAtcacaaaacacacaaaaaaattatttttggatttttggttttgaaaatgaaaagaacaaaattaataaattttttttggagtttttgtgtttgaaatgtaaagacaaaataaaaaaatatttttggatttttgattgttttgaaaattaaaaaaaaataataaaatctttttgggctTTTTGATGTAGAAAAAACAAAACgaaaataaaaacaatattatGTTACCAGATGAAAGAAGTGAGATAAATCGACATTGAGAGTTGACGAATCGAGACAATAATTGTCCTTGTAAAACGAAGTATAAGTTGAATCGTTCAGAGGATTTTCGAAATTGAAGCATGTTGAACGCTAAACTGTGAACAGTAACGTCTTATTCTTTCAGCGAAGTGTCAACTCCTTGTGAGTTTATGATGAAGATTCATTTGGTACAACAGTTGCATCAAGCATTCCTAATCTAGAAAAGATCCTAAGAAAAGGTTTTTCATCCAAAGGCTTGGTAAAGATATCACCTAGTTGACCTGTTGTTTTCACAAAGTGAACTTCTATGTTTCCATCCtaaacatgatctttgataaaatgatatctaagtgcGATATGTTTGGTTTTCGAATGTTGCACATGATTATGAAAAATTTGAATTGTACTTTCTAAATCGCAATACAAAGGTATCTTCTTCATGTTGATTGCGTAGTCACGAAGCTGACTTTAAATCCAAATGATCTGAGAAGTGCAAGATCTAGCagcaacatattctgcttctgctgtggaaatcgaaacacatgtctgcttcttcgattgccagctcaCAAGCTTCCCGTCCAGTAATTAACATCCGCTagtagtgcttttcctgtcgagTTGACAACCACCCAGATCGGCATCCAaaaatgcttgaacaaagaaaacagtcttcgaagggtaccatatACCCAACAAAATTATCCCTTTTAGATAAGGAAAGATATTCTTTATAGCAGTTAGATGAGGTTCCCTGGGATTTgactgatacctagcacaattgcaaacTACAAACATAATATCAAGTCGACTAGCAGTTAAGTATAGTAACGAACTAATCATGCTCTTGTACAATGTAAGAGCGAAAATAGGCTTGTCTAACGCATGTCCAAGACATGTGCCAACAACCATAGGTATGTGCAATTTCGAATTATTCTTCATTCCAAACTTCACAAGCAGATGGCGAGAATACTTCACTTGATTGATAAAGATTCCTTCTATGATTTGATGAATGTTTAATCCTAGAAAATTGTTAATCTTCCTCATCATGATCACTTTGAATCGACTCTTCATCATATTCTCAAACTCACTCGACAATGTAGGGttagtagagccaaaaataatttcatcaacataaatttgaacaagcatgaaATGATTCCGAACTTTCTTTCTaaagagagtgggatcaactgatccttgttcaAATTTTGATTGCTTTAAaaaattggtaagagttgcataccaggctcGTCGTTCTTGTTTTAATCTATAAACAACTTTATCGAGAATATATAACAATGATCAGGGAATTTATCATTAATAAAACGTGGTGGTTGCTCGACATACACAGTCTCTTTTAGTACACCATTCAAAAAAGTGCacatgacatccatttgatagacatcgAAGTCCCTGTGTgatgcataagctaaaaatattcgaacagccttgagtcttgcgacaagggcgaaggtttcttcataatcaataccttcttgttgcgaatacccTTTAACAACTAGCCTAGCTTTTTTTATTACCACATTTCCTTCtttgtcagttttatttttaaagatcCATTTTAAACCAATTACTTACACTTCATTTGGTTTTGGAACAAGACGCCAAACTTTGTTTCTCTCAAATTTAGCTAATTCGGATTGCATTGCAACAATCCAATCAATATCATCCAAAGCCCTTAACTGTTTTCGCTTCTATCTTTGAaatgaaaacattaaacatgcaatatTCTTGAAGCACATTTAGTACCTCATTTTTAGCTCGAAGCTGGGATCTTGTCTCTACTCCAGCTTGAGGATCACCAAGAACTTGTTCTttaggatgatttcttgtccactTGTCCAATGGTGGGTAGGATGGATTGaaatccaaaggtgcatcttcgaacATATCATCTGGTTCTAAACCTTCACCTACATTGGATACATTATCTGGTATATCATGAAAAACATCAGTGTGTATGTTCGAATCATAAGGTAAAATTCCAttttgctccccctcgacaatAGGATTGGACTGGTAATGCTCCCCCTTGACATTTGTATTTGAAATAGGACACTCCCCCTCAACATCAGTACTCGAACTTCCATGATCACCCTCAACATTAATAGTCGAattcaagtgctccccctccagtTGATCACCTTGTAACACAGGATGACTATCGACATGACATTGAGTATTAGAGGTTGAATAGGAATCATCATTTTCATGAGTTAATGTCGAATCATCAGAATGTTTCGAAGCTTTAGGAATCCGATTATCCTCAGCATGAATTTCTGCATCAATGACCCTGTcaggaacaccaaaaattaagtcataatcaaaatcaaaagaATTATTAATTTCTGACTCAATAGCTGTTTCAGAAATGATTGGCTTTTGAACAAATGGTTTTTCGACTTGTTT of the Lactuca sativa cultivar Salinas chromosome 6, Lsat_Salinas_v11, whole genome shotgun sequence genome contains:
- the LOC111901200 gene encoding uncharacterized protein LOC111901200, with the protein product MESNPTVQKCKAVPKRKLSHNELLMEKGNSWLLSSHDRSKGNLRDYQSVENDGVVKFSKNNKCKVKGYEKLTNGKFTAKQHRQAHQITIDLKIIEPLELLYIDLCGPSTIEILNKKRYILVIVDDFSRFTWVYFLLQKSGPAQVMIDFIKHIELSLCKKVRKIKSEHGSEFKNQVLYSELKDNLSKFQSIANEGIFLGYSHNSVAYKVLNKRTRKIEETFNLTFDDYHVKQVEKPFVQKPIISETAIESEINNSFDFDYDLIFGVPDRVIDAEIHAEDNRIPKASKHSDDSTLTHENDDSYSTSNTQCHVDSHPVLQGDQLEGEHLNSTINVEGDHGSSSTDVEGECPISNTNVKGEHYQSNPIVEGEQNGILPYDSNIHTDVFHDIPDNVSNVGEGLEPDDMFEDAPLDFNPSYPPLDKWTRNHPKEQVLGDPQAGVETRSQLRAKNEKRKQLRALDDIDWIVAMQSELAKFERNKVWRLVPKPNEVLKQERRAWYATLTNFLKQSKFEQGSVDPTLFRKKVRNHFMLVQIYVDEIIFGSTNPTLSSEFENMMKSRFKVIMMRKINNFLGLNIHQIIEGIFINQVKYSRHLLVKFGMKNNSKLHIPMVVGTCLGHALDKPIFALTLYKSMISSLLYLTASRLDIMFVVCNCARYQSNPREPHLTAIKNIFPYLKGIILLGIWYPSKTVFFVQAFLDADLGGCQLDRKSTTSGC